Proteins encoded together in one Hevea brasiliensis isolate MT/VB/25A 57/8 chromosome 16, ASM3005281v1, whole genome shotgun sequence window:
- the LOC110664878 gene encoding rac-like GTP-binding protein ARAC1 codes for MSASRFIKCVTVGDGAVGKTCLLISYTSNTFPTDYVPTVFDNFSANVVVNGSTVNLGLWDTAGQEDYNRLRPLSYRGADVFILAFSLISKASYENVSKKWIPELKHYAPGVPIVLVGTKLDLRDDKQFFIDHPGAVPITAAQGEELRKLIGAPAYIECSSKTQQNVKGVFDQAIRVVLQPPKQKKKKNKAQRACSIL; via the exons atgagCGCTTCGAGGTTTATCAAGTGCGTCACTGTTGGTGATGGTGCCGTTGGTAAAACTTGCCTCTTGATATCTTACACCAGCAACACCTTCCCTACG GATTATGTGCCAACTGTTTTCGACAATTTCAGTGCAAATGTGGTCGTCAATGGGAGCACTGTTAACCTGGGTTTGTGGGATACTGCTG GGCAAGAGGATTACAATAGATTAAGACCTCTAAGTTACCGTGGAGCTGATGTTTTCATACTGGCATTCTCTCTCATTAGCAAGGCCAGTTATGAAAATGTATCCAAGAAG TGGATTCCAGAGTTGAAACATTATGCGCCTGGGGTCCCAATTGTTCTCGTTGGAACAAAGCTTG ATCTCCGGGATGATAAGCAGTTCTTTATAGACCACCCTGGTGCTGTACCCATTACTGCAGCTCAG GGAGAGGAACTGAGGAAGCTGATTGGTGCACCTGCTTACATTGAATGCAGTTCAAAAACACAGCAG AATGTCAAGGGAGTTTTCGATCAAGCTATCAGAGTTGTCCTTCAGCCACCCAagcagaaaaaaaagaagaataaagcgCAAAGGGCCTGTTCCATATTGTGA
- the LOC110664881 gene encoding putative disease resistance RPP13-like protein 1 → MSGIGEAALSAFMQVLFQKLASPDLLNFARQKPVHSEIKKWEKMLQEIRAVLDDAEDKQMTNQSLRIWLSDLKDLAYDVEDVLDEFATESLRRRLVGDTEANTCKLPKFFSTSCTCTCFNPRYAMFNSKVTSKIKEITTRLEDVEMRRNKLGLRENVVGVTSSRVWQRPPSTCLQDEPQVYGRDEDKNKMLELLLRDETSNAKIGVIPIVGMGGVGKTTLARLVYNDKTLQNFHPKAWVCVSDEFDIMRITKGILESITSQPCDLNEFNEVQLKLHKELSGKKFLIILDDVWNENYVNWNNLRSPFMDGAWGSKIVVTTRSIATAQMMGTVECHNLRRISDDDCWLVFSRHAFENRSTSVHPNLEIIGRKIVKYRCGGLPLAARTLGGLLRSKQREDEWEDVLNSKIWTLQGENSDILPVLRLSYHHLPSHLKRCFAYCAIIPKDYEFEEKELVLLWMAEGLIQQQDDKKHMEDFGSEYFRDLLSRSIFQASDTNESRFVMHNLVSDLAQKVAEGTCFRLEDEPIVAEQYKIERARHCSYIRGYCDGIKRFESFYRIKSLRTFLPLSLRRGLESFVANNVPSELLSELRSLRVLSFSGYNITELPDSIGDLKLLRYLDLSNTKIRSLPESTTSLYNLQTLMLKECSLLRKLPSRMENLINLLHLDIVGVKLAEGMPSGVKELKSLRTLFDFSVSKDNGAGITALMNLNFLQGALRILDLENVTNAQDARESKLTDKNLDALFLKWGYKNDDARDEILERDVLDGLQPQANLKRLSISSYWGTRFPSWIGDPSFHNLVLLRLENCKKCISLPRLGTLPSLKDLVIIGMSGIKRVDREFYGEGFSTPFPVLETLCFWNMHEWEEWDPCGVEFPSLRELSIEYCPKLLGELPRCLSSLKKLVIRGCLQLVVSLPSLSKASELEIERCKEVDCRYVVDFGSLKSMVLSEISTLTSVTEWFTQGLKRVKELKVSGDIFPSSLQVNSNAAEEEEQLVQQGPADSQLEILTLTDCENFPQWLHNLVSLRELIIEDSPRIVSFPKAGFPSMLRVIGISNCNAITSLPDAVIDSKFLEHLEIESCDSLVSLGRGQLPPTLKRLQIISCKSLQNLLGAGYCSSLSSSKRPKDEMNVGCSKNTFILEFLSVDYCPSLTSLGELPDSLQHLDIGYCSEIISLSSGGNLPASLKFLKISFCSKLESIAERFDNTTFLEYIEISNCNDLVSLPDGLHKLINLHEISIINLPALVFFPWGGLPTTYLKNFRVEGCEKLQSLPDSVHNLTTLQELVIHDCPCIESLPEEGLPIKLNSLWVCNLKLSKSLFAWGLHRLTSLRSLCIEGGCPDVVSFPNDETGMLLPSSLVDLAIKDLPNLKYLSTNGFQNLATLQVLCVRNCPKLAFFPKKGLPLSLLQLYIFDCPLLKQRCQKDKGQEWTKIAHIPRVQIDWRSAFEPEDEARS, encoded by the exons ATGTCTGGCATTGGAGAGGCTGCTTTATCTGCTTTCATGCAAGTGTTATTTCAGAAGTTGGCCTCCCCAGATTTACTGAATTTTGCACGTCAAAAGCCTGTCCATTCTGAGATTAAGAAGTGGGAGAAAATGCTACAAGAAATCCGAGCTGTGCTTGATGACGCAGAGGACAAGCAGATGACGAACCAGTCACTAAGAATCTGGCTGAGCGACCTGAAAGACTTGGCTTATGATGTGGAGGATGTCTTGGATGAGTTTGCCACTGAATCTTTGAGACGCAGGTTGGTGGGAGATACTGAAGCCAACACATGTAAGCTTCCAAAGTTCTTTTCTACTTCTTGTACATGTACTTGCTTCAATCCAAGATATGCCATGTTTAATTCCAAGGTGACCTCCAAGATAAAGGAGATCACTACTAGATTAGAAGACGTTGAAATGAGGAGAAACAAACTGGGTTTGAGAGAGAACGTTGTTGGAGTGACATCTAGCAGGGTATGGCAACGACCGCCCAGTACGTGTTTGCAAGATGAACCCCAAGTGTACGGTAGAGATGAAGACAAAAATAAGATGCTTGAGTTGCTTTTAAGGGATGAAACTAGCAATGCAAAAATCGGGGTGATACCCATTGTTGGAATGGGTGGGGTTGGTAAAACAACACTCGCGCGGCTTGTATATAATGACAAAACATTGCAGAATTTTCATCCCAAAGCTTGGGTATGCGTGTCCGATGAATTCGACATTATGAGAATAACGAAGGGAATTCTCGAGTCAATTACTTCACAGCCCTGTGACCTAAATGAGTTTAATGAGGTTCAACTCAAACTGCACAAAGAATTATCGGGCAAAAAGTTTCTAATCATTTTAGACGATGTCTGGAACGAGAATTATGTGAATTGGAACAATCTACGTTCCCCATTTATGGATGGAGCATGGGGAAGTAAAATAGTCGTGACAACACGAAGTATAGCTACAGCACAAATGATGGGAACGGTTGAATGTCACAATTTGAGACGAATTTCTGATGATGATTGTTGGCTCGTGTTTTCTAGGCATGCATTTGAAAATCGAAGTACCAGTGTACATCCAAATTTGGAAATTATTGGTAGGAAAATAGTCAAATATAGGTGTGGGGGCTTGCCTTTAGCTGCAAGGACACTAGGTGGCCTTTTACGCTCAAAGCAAAGAGAAGATGAGTGGGAAGATGTATTAAACAGTAAAATATGGACTTTGCAAGGTGAAAACAGTGACATTCTTCCTGTGCTAAGATTAAGTTATCATCATCTCCCTTCACATTTAAAGAGGTGTTTTGCTTATTGCGCGATAATTCCTAAGGACTATGAATTTGAGGAGAAAGAACTAGTCCTCTTATGGATGGCAGAGGGTTTAATTCAGCAGCAGGATGATAAAAAGCACATGGAAGATTTTGGCAGTGAGTATTTTCGGGATCTATTATCAAGATCAATTTTCCAAGCATCAGATACCAATGAATCCCGATTTGTAATGCATAACCTCGTGAGCGATTTAGCACAGAAAGTTGCTGAAGGAACATGTTTTAGATTGGAGGATGAGCCAATAGTTGCTGAACAATACAAAATAGAGAGAGCTCGCCACTGTTCTTATATTCGGGGCTACTGTGATGGCATTAAAAGATTTGAATCCTTTTACAGGATTAAAAGTTTGCGAACCTTCTTACCTCTATCACTAAGAAGGGGCCTAGAAAGCTTTGTGGCAAATAATGTTCCTTCTGAGTTGTTATCGGaattaagaagtttaagggtgctATCTTTCAGTGGCTACAACATAACTGAGCTACCAGATTCAATTggtgatttgaaattattgagGTATCTCGACCTTTCAAATACCAAAATCAGAAGTTTACCTGAGTCAACAACTTCACTCTACAATCTACAGACTCTTATGTTGAAAGAATGTTCTCTTCTCAGGAAATTGCCTTCACGAATGGAAAATCTTATCAATCTATTACATCTTGATATTGTAGGAGTAAAATTAGCAGAAGGGATGCCATCTGGAGTAAAAGAGCTGAAAAGTCTTCGGACGCTGTTTGATTTTTCTGTGAGCAAAGATAATGGAGCTGGCATAACAGCCTTGATGAACTTGAACTTTCTTCAAGGGGCGCTCCGCATTTTAGACTTGGAGAATGTGACTAATGCTCAGGATGCAAGGGAGTCCAAGTTAACAGATAAGAATTTAGATGCTTTGTTCCTAAAATGGGGGTATAAAAATGATGATGCACGAGATGAAATACTAGAAAGAGATGTACTTGATGGGCTGCAACCTCAAGCAAATTTAAAAAGGCTCTCTATAAGCAGCTATTGGGGTACAAGATTTCCATCATGGATAGGAGACCCTTCCTTTCATAATCTAGTGCTCCTAAGGTTAGAAAACTGTAAAAAATGCATATCCTTGCCACGACTTGGGACGTTGCCTTCTCTCAAGGACTTGGTTATTATTGGAATGTCTGGTATAAAAAGGGTTGATCGGGAGTTTTATGGGGAGGGTTTCTCAACTCCTTTTCCAGTTCTTGAGACTCTCTGCTTTTGGAATATGCACGAATGGGAAGAGTGGGATCCATGTGGTGTTGAATTCCCTTCCTTGCGCGAGCTTTCCATTGAATACTGTCCCAAGTTATTGGGAGAATTACCTAGatgtctttcttcattaaagaagCTTGTGATTCGTGGATGTCTACAATTGGTGGTTTCACTTCCAAGCCTTTCAAAGGCCTCTGAGTTGGAAATTGAAAGATGCAAAGAAGTGGATTGTAGATATGTAGTAGACTTCGGCTCACTAAAGTCCATGGTTCTTTCTGAAATCTCTACGTTAACATCTGTAACAGAATGGTTCACGCAAGGGTTAAAGAGGGTCAAAGAACTGAAGGTTAGTGGAGATATATTTCCTTCATCGCTTCAAGTCAATTCTAATGCAGCAGAGGAAGAAGAGCAATTAGTGCAACAAGGGCCAGCTGATAGTCAACTTGAGATTTTGACATTAACTGATTGTGAGAATTTCCCTCAATGGCTTCATAACCTTGTGTCCCTTAGGGAGCTTATAATTGAGGACAGCCCAAGAATTGTTTCTTTTCCAAAAGCTGGTTTTCCTTCCATGTTGAGAGTGATTGGGATTAGTAACTGCAATGCTATAACTTCTTTACCAGATGCGGTGATTGACAGCAAGTTTCTTGAACACTTGGAAATTGAAAGCTGTGATTCTTTGGTCTCCCTTGGAAGAGGCCAACTACCTCCAACCCTAAAAAGACTGCAGATCATATCTTGCAAGAGTTTGCAGAATTTGCTGGGTGCGGGATATTGTTCTTCTCTTTCCTCTTCAAAGAGACCAAAGGATGAGATGAATGTTGGCTGTAGCAAAAACACATTTATTCTTGAGTTTTTATCAGTGGACTACTGTCCATCTCTTACTTCCTTAGGGGAGTTACCTGATTCCCTTCAACACTTGGATATTGGTTATTGTTCAGAGATCATATCCTTATCATCAGGAGGCAACTTACCAGCCAGTCTTAAGTTCCTCAAGATTTCCTTTTGTTCAAAGTTGGAGTCAATAGCTGAGAGGTTCGACAacaccacatttcttgaatatatTGAGATCAGTAATTGCAATGATCTTGTATCTTTACCTGATGGCTTGCACAAGCTCATCAATCTCCATGAGATTAGTATAATCAACTTACCAGCTCTTGTTTTCTTCCCATGGGGAGGGTTGCCCACCACGTATTTGAAAAATTTTCGGGTCGAAGGCTGTGAGaaacttcagtcccttcctgatagTGTGCACAACCTCACAACTCTTCAAGAACTAGTTATTCATGATTGTCCATGCATTGAATCCCTTCCAGAAGAAGGCTTGCCTATCAAACTAAATTCACTTTGGGTTTGCAATCTCAAATTATCAAAGTCACTTTTTGCATGGGGTTTACACAGACTCACTTCTCTTAGATCACTCTGTATCGAAGGCGGTTGTCCGGATGTGGTGTCATTCCCAAATGATGAGACAGGAATGTTGCTGCCTTCCTCTCTGGTTGATTTGGCCATTAAAGACTTACCAAATCTGAAATACCTCTCCACCAATGGGTTTCAAAACCTTGCCACACTTCAAGTTCTGTGTGTTCGGAATTGCCCCAAGCTAGCGTTCTTTCCTAAGAAGGGTCTGCCTCTCTCACTTTTGCAGTTGTATATCTTTGATTGTCCTTTGCTAAAACAGAGGTGTCAAAAGGATAAAGGGCAAGAGTGGACCAAGATAGCCCACATTCCACGCGTTCAGATAGATTGGAGATCTGCCTTCGAGCCAG AGGATGAAGCCCGATCCTGA
- the LOC110664879 gene encoding 3-dehydroquinate synthase, chloroplastic yields MASTANAFSRSLSATNSSISKPKALSDYYLRFKNPNAISLRSKTVGIPVLSFGGIRSPRISASSAQVMDQSVGEASSIAPTVVEVDLGNRSYPIYIGSGLLGQPELLQSHVHGKRVLVVTNNTVGPLYLDKVVDALTRGNPNVSVDSVILPDGEKYKNMETLMKVFDKAIESRLDRRCTFVALGGGVIGDMCGFAAAAFLRGVNFIQIPTTVMAQVDSSVGGKTGINHTLGKNLIGAFYQPQCVLIDTDTLNTLPDRELASGLAEVIKYGLIRDASFFEWQEKNMPKLMGRDPSAMAYAIKRSCENKAEVVSLDEKESGLRATLNLGHTFGHAIETGFGYGQWLHGEAVAAGTVMAVDMSYRLGWIDDSIVKRVHNILQQAKLPTAPPETMTVEMFKSVMAVDKKVADGLLRLILLKGPLGTCVFTGDYDRKALDDTLRAFCKS; encoded by the exons ATGGCTTCCACCGCAAACGCATTCTCTCGCTCTCTCTCCGCCACCAATTCTTCCATCTCCAAGCCTAAAGCTTTGTCCGACTACTATCTGCGTTTTAAAAACCCTAACGCTATATCTTTGCGTTCGAAAACGGTAGGGATCCCGGTGCTGAGTTTCGGCGGAATTAGGTCGCCGAGGATATCTGCCAGTTCTGCTCAGGTTATGGATCAGTCTGTTGGTGAAGCAAGTTCTATAGCGCCTACCGTTGTTGAAGTCGATTTGGGCAACCGGAGCTACCCGATCTACATCGGATCAGGACTTCTTGGTCAACCCGAACTACTCCAAAG CCATGTCCATGGAAAGAGAGTACTTGTGGTAACTAACAACACAGTAGGACCATTATACTTGGATAAAGTGGTTGATGCATTAACAAGAGGGAACCCAAATGTTTCAGTGGATAGTGTGATTTTGCCTGATGGTGAGAAGTACAAGAATATG GAAACTCTTATGAAAGTCTTTGACAAAGCCATTGAATCAAGATTGGATAGACGGTGTACATTTGTTGCACTTGGAGGAGGTGTTATTGGTGACATGTGTGGATTTGCCGCTGCTGCTTTTCTTCGTGGTGTTAATTTCATTCAGATTCCTACCACTGTTATGGCACAG GTGGATTCTTCTGTTGGAGGAAAGACTGGGATAAATCACACCCTTGGGAAGAACCTTATTGGAGCATTTTATCAGCCTCAGTGTGTACTCATAGACACTGACACACTAAACACACTGCCAGATAGGGAACTGGCATCAGGCCTTGCAGAGGTCATAAAGTATGGGCTTATACGAGATGCCAGTTTTTTTGAGTGGCAGGAAAAGAATATGCCAAAATTGATGGGAAG GGATCCAAGTGCAATGGCTTATGCTATAAAGCGTTCATGTGAAAATAAGGCCGAGGTTGTATCCTTGGATGAGAAGGAAAGCGGATTGAGGGCAACATTGAACTTAGGTCACACATTTGGCCAT GCAATAGAAACTGGCTTTGGATATGGGCAGTGGCTTCATGGAGAAGCTGTTGCTGCTGGCACG GTCATGGCTGTTGATATGTCGTACCGCCTTGGTTGGATTGATGATTCTATCGTGAAACGAGTACACAACATTCTACAACAGGCTAAGTTACCCACCGCCCCACCAGAAACTATGACTGTGGAAATGTTCAAGTCTGTCATGGCG GTTGATAAGAAGGTAGCTGATGGGCTGCTAAGGCTTATCCTGCTGAAAGGTCCTCTTGGTACTTGTGTATTCACTGGTGATTATGATAGGAAGGCCCTCGATGATACGCTCCGTGCATTTTGCAAGTCATGA
- the LOC110664873 gene encoding pectinesterase inhibitor 10-like — MEAVSTTSSHFLTFALTFLLFISNLENSDAAITTTKTTKNSSSTYKNYLKTACNSTTYPKLCYSSLSHYYSTISNNDLTLCISAVNVSLQAATNANSLVTALLKEGGLNHTEAQAVQDCLEVIGDSIDELNESLDALGSLDFNNPKVKFQISSIKTWVSAAITDDDTCTDGLNGAKVSSSVKTKITKSVLNVERLTSNALALINSKLP; from the coding sequence atGGAAGCTGTAAGCACAACTTCAAGCCATTTTCTCACATTTGCTCTTACCTTTCTTCTGTTCATATCAAACCTGGAAAATTCCGATGCAGCCATCACCACCACCAAAACAACCAAAAACTCTAGCAGTACCTACAAAAACTACCTGAAAACGGCCTGCAATTCCACCACCTACCCAAAACTCTGTTATAGCTCTCTCTCCCACTACTACTCCACTATCTCAAACAATGACCTAACTTTGTGTATCAGCGCAGTGAACGTAAGCCTACAAGCTGCCACCAACGCAAATTCCTTAGTAACAGCTCTGTTAAAAGAAGGTGGATTAAACCATACTGAAGCTCAAGCTGTTCAAGATTGCCTTGAAGTAATCGGAGACAGCATCGACGAGCTGAATGAGTCATTGGATGCATTAGGCAGCCTTGACTTCAACAATCCTAAAGTGAAATTCCAGATTTCTAGCATAAAAACATGGGTTAGTGCTGCCATTACTGATGATGATACCTGCACTGATGGACTTAATGGTGCCAAGGTAAGCTCTTCAGTGAAGACAAAGATCACGAAGAGTGTATTGAATGTTGAAAGGCTCACTAGCAATGCTTTGGCTCTTATTAATAGTAAACTCCCCTAA
- the LOC110664880 gene encoding probable methyltransferase TCM_000168, producing the protein MEEGGKEMQRILSMKGGVGEESYANNSKSQSAYLSKTVPLLDQAVLDFCDADFTECVTIADLGCSSGPNSLFAISQITSIIHKRFSQLGRSPPEFCVFLNDLPGNDFNTVFKSLPVFHEKMRAENGQDFGPCYVSGTPGSFYGRLFPPGTLHFVHSASSLHWLSQVPPELSDKMNPLINKGTIFISKTSPPDVINAYKAQFQRDFSSFLEARSIEVVPGGRMVLMFRGRRLADPSPDESCLLWDYLGQAFQDLVSKGIIEEEKLDTYNTPYYEPYTEDIKAEIEKEGSFALDRLATIILPWDGCNGGVKCDRATTARNMGKAIRAVNESMIRNHFGEEIVDCLFERFTEIMANDTKEVEHVSVVVSVIRKAI; encoded by the exons ATGGAGGAAGGGGGCAAGGAAATGCAGCGAATTCTCAGTATGAAAGGAGGAGTAGGAGAGGAGAGCTACGCCAATAACTCGAAATCACAG AGTGCATATCTATCCAAGACAGTGCCGCTACTAGATCAAGCAGTGCTAGATTTCTGTGATGCCGACTTCACTGAGTGTGTTACTATAGCAGACCTCGGATGTTCTTCAGGGCCAAACAGTTTGTTTGCCATTTCTCAGATCACAAGCATCATCCACAAAAGGTTCTCTCAACTAGGTAGATCCCCGCCGGAATTTTGTGTGTTTTTGAATGATCTCCCAGGAAATGATTTCAACACTGTTTTCAAGTCCTTGCCAGTTTTCCATGAGAAAATGAGGGCAGAGAATGGGCAAGATTTTGGACCTTGTTATGTTTCTGGGACTCCGGGTTCTTTTTATGGGAGGCTTTTTCCTCCAGGTACCCTGCATTTTGTGCACTCTGCTTCTAGTCTTCATTGGCTTTCACAG GTGCCTCCAGAATTGAGTGACAAAATGAATCCGCTAATAAATAAAGGAACGATATTCATTTCAAAGACAAGTCCTCCTGATGTGATAAACGCATATAAGGCACAATTTCAGAGggatttctcttcatttctcgAGGCACGATCAATAGAAGTAGTTCCAGGAGGACGTATGGTATTGATGTTCAGGGGAAGAAGACTTGCAGACCCCTCACCTGATGAAAGCTGTTTACTGTGGGATTATTTAGGACAGGCATTCCAAGATTTAGTTTCAAAG GGAattattgaagaagaaaaattggACACATATAATACACCATACTATGAACCGTATACAGAAGATATCAAAGCTGAGATAGAAAAAGAAGGATCCTTTGCTCTTGATCGCCTTGCAACCATTATACTTCCTTGGGATGGGTGTAATGGAGGAGTGAAGTGTGACAGGGCAACAACAGCAAGAAACATGGGAAAGGCCATCAGAGCAGTGAATGAGTCGATGATTCGAAATCATTTCGGGGAAGAAATTGTGGATTGTTTATTTGAAAGGTTCACTGAAATAATGGCAAATGATACAAAGGAAGTAGAGCATGTCAGTGTTGTTGTTTCAGTAATCCGAAAAGCAATTTGA